Within the Pseudarthrobacter sp. W1I19 genome, the region GTATCCGATGCTGAAGAAGGAGACGGCGCCCGGGCACGAAGGGTGGTGGACCGCGCCGGACGCACCCGGTGAGGGCGAGGTGGACTACGGTTACCTGCTGGACGGAGACGGCCACCCGCTGCCCGATCCCCGGTCGCGGCGGCTGCCCGCCGGTGTCCACGAGCTCTCCCGTACCTTTGACCCGGCCGCCTACACCTGGCAGGACGCAGGCTGGAGGGGCAAGGACCTGCAGGGCTCGGTCATCTACGAGCTGCATGTGGGCACGTTCACTCCCGAAGGCACCCTGGACGCCGCCGCCGGAAAGCTGGGCTACCTGGTGGACCTGGGTATCGACTTCGTGGAGCTGCTCCCGGTCAACGGCTTCAACGGAACCCACAACTGGGGCTACGACGGCGTGCAGTGGTACGCGGTCCACGAGGGGTACGGCGGGCCAGAGGCCTACCAGCGGTTTGTGGACGCAGCCCACGCCGCCGGGCTCGGCGTCATCCAGGACGTGGTGTACAACCACCTCGGTCCCAGCGGCAACTACCTGCCAAAGTTCGGCCAGTACTTGAAACAGGGGGATGCCAACACCTGGGGCGACTCCGTGAACCTGGACGGCCCCGGCTCGGACGTGGTGCGCGAGTACATTCTGGACAATCTCGCGCTGTGGCTCCGGGATTACCACGTGGACGGGCTCCGGCTGGATGCCGTGCATGCCCTGCGCGATGAGCGGGCCGTGCACATTCTGGAGGACTTCGGTGCCTTGGGGGACTCGATCTCGGCGGAAACCGGGCTGCCTAAAACCCTGATCGCGGAGTCGGACCTGAACAACCCGCGCCTGATCTACCCGCGGGACGCCAACGGCTACGGCCTGGACGGACAGTGGAGCGACGACTTCCACCACGCCGTGCACGTCAATGTCAGCGGCGAGACCACCGGGTACTACTCCGACTTTGAGTCCCTGGCGGTCCTGGCGAAGGTCCTGAAGGACGGGTTCCTGCATGACGGCAGCTACTCCAGCTTCCGCGGCCGGCACCACGGCAGGCCCATCAACGCTGCCCTCGTGCACCCCGCGGCGCTGGTGGTGTGCAACCAGAACCACGACCAGATCGGCAACCGGGCCACCGGGGACCGGCTCTCGCAATCGCTCTCTTACGGGCAGTTGGCCGTGGCCGCCGTGCTCACGCTGACGTCACCGTTTACACCCATGCTGTTTATGGGCGAGGAATTCGCCGCGAGCACGCCGTGGCAGTTCTTCACCTCGCACCCGGAACCGGAGCTGGGCAAGGCCACCGCGGAAGGCCGCATCAAGGAGTTCGAACGCATGGGGTGGGATCCCGCCGTCGTGCCCGATCCCCAGGATCCGGAAACCTTCCGCCGGTCCAAGCTCAACTGGGACGAAGCGTCGGGCGGGGACAACGCGCGCCTCCTGGAGCTGTACCGCTCACTCACGGCGCTGCGCCGGAAGCATTCGGAGCTTGCCAGTCTTGGCTTCGGGGAGACGGACGTGACGTTCGACGACGACGCCGGCTGGCTGCGGTTCCGACGGGGAAGCGTCGAGGTGCTGTTGAACTTCTCCGACGCCAAGCTGCGGCTGGACGACGTTTCGGGGACAGTCCTGCTCGCCACCGACGAGGGAACCGGCCTTGACGGCGAAGCCCTCGCCCTGGCGCCGTGGAGTGCAGCAGTCCTGAAATCCTGATTCCTGCTGGAAAGTTACGCCGCCGGCTGCGCTCTGTCAGCCCGCGGCGTAACTTTTCCCGCCACCCTCTGTAGCGCCGGTCACAACTGGCAGGATGGAACGTATGACTTATTCCGCGGCGGAAAACCGCTACGAATCCATGCCCTACCGCCGGGTAGGCCGCAGCGGCCTGAAACTTCCGGCCATCTCGTTGGGGCTCTGGCACAACTTCGGCGACGACAAGCGCTTTGACGAACAGCGCGCCATCCTCCGGCGTGCCTTCGACCTGGGCGTCAACCACTTCGACCTCGCCAACAACTACGGCCCGCCGGACGGCTCAGCCGAAACCAACTTCGGCCGGCACCTCAAGGACGACTTCAAGCCGTACCGCGACGAGCTGGTCATTTCCACCAAGGCCGGCTACTACATGTGGCCCGGCCCCTACGGTGAATGGGGCTCCCGGAAGTACCTGATCTCAAGCCTGGACCAGTCGCTGCAGCGCATGGGGCTGGACTACGTGGACATTTTCTACAGCCACCGGCCGGATCCCGAAACTCCACTGGAAGAGACCATGGGTGCCTTGGATTACGCCGTGCGTTCGGGCAAGGCCCTGTACGCGGGGATCTCGTCCTACACCCCGGAACAGACCTTGGAGGCAGCCCGGATCCTGAAGGAACTCGGCACGCCGCTGCTGATCCACCAGCCCAGCTACTCCATGCTCAACAGGTGGACCGAGAACGGCAGCCCCAACCTGTACGAGGCACTGGACCAGGTGGGGGCCGGTTCCATCGCCTTCTCGCCGCTGGCCCAGGGCATGCTGACCAACCGCTACCTCAACGGCATCCCCGCTGACTCGCGCGCCGCCAAGGCCCGGTTCCTGTCCGAGGACGCCATCACGGACGAGAAACTGGAGCGGATCCGCGGCCTGCACACCATCGCCGAGGGCCGCGGCCAGACGCTGGCACAACTGGCCATCGCCTGGATCCTGCGGGACCAGCCGAAGGGCTCGCCGGTGACGTCAGCACTGGTTGGTGCGTCCAGCGTTGCCCAGCTGGAGGACACCCTGTCCGCCATCAACAACCTCGAATTCACTGCTGACGAGTTTACTGCCATCGACGAGTTTGCCGTGGAATCGGACATCAACCTCTGGAAACAGCCGGTCTGATTTCCGTCCTGCCATTCCAAAAGGCGGGACGAGGGAACAAGCCCCCGTCCCGCTGTGTTGGGTACTATGGAAAGGCGCCGCGCGGCGCCGAGCCTGCCGGCCGTCGTCGTACTTCCCTCGAAGCCGATCCGGCCGGCTGACGTTTGTCCTAAAGGAGTTCCGTGTCTTCACATCCGATTCGTGTTGCAATCGTCGGCGTAGGAAACTGCGCCGCTTCGCTGGTCCAGGGCGTCCACTACTACAAGGACGCTGACCCCAAGGCCACGATTCCGGGCCTGATGCACGTTGAGTTCGGCCAGTACCACGTGGGTGACGTTGAGTTCGTCGCCGCGTTTGACGTCGACGGCAAGAAGGTCGGCGTTGACCTGGCCGACGCCATCCTGGCAAGCGAAAACAACACCATCAAGATCGCTGACGTGCCGCCCACCGGCGTCACTGTCCAGCGCGGCCACACCCTCGACGGCCTCGGCAAGTACTACCTCGAGACCATCGAACAGTCCACCGAAGAGCCCGTGGACGTGGTCCAGGCCCTCAAGGACGCCGCTGTAGACGTCATGGTCTGCTACCTGCCCGTTGGCTCGCAGCAAGCTGCCGAGTTCTATGCCCAGGCCGCAATCGACGCCGGCGTAGCGTTTGTCAACGCGCTGCCTGTGTTCATCGCCGGCACCAAGGAATGGGCGGACAAGTTCACCGCCGCGGGCGTGCCGATCGTGGGCGACGACATCAAGAGCCAGATCGGCGCCACCATCACGCACCGCGTGATGGCCAAGCTGTTCGAAGACCGCGGTGTCACCCTGGACCGCACGTACCAGCTGAACGTCGGCGGCAACATGGACTTCAAGAACATGCTGGAGCGCGACCGCCTTGAGTCCAAGAAGATCTCCAAGACCCAGGCCGTCACCTCCAACGTCGAAGCCGAACTGGCTGCCAAGGACGTCCACATCGGCCCGTCCGACTACGTCCAGTGGCTCGATGACCGCAAGTGGGCCTTCGTCCGCCTCGAGGGCCGCAACTTCGGTGACGCCCCTGTCTCGCTCGAGTACAAGCTGGAAGTCTGGGATTCACCCAACTCTGCCGGCGTGATCATCGACGCCATCCGCGCCGCCAAGATCGGCCTGGACCGCGGCATCGGCGGCCCGCTGCTCTCCGCATCGAGCTACTTCATGAAGTCCCCGCCGGAGCAGTTCAACGACGACCTCGCCCGCGAAAAGGTGGAAGCCTTCATCCGCGGAGACCTGGACCGCTAAACTCCTTATTTCCTGCAGTTGCCCTATCACTTTTGGTCCTCAAACCCCCTGTTTGGGAACCAAAAGTGATAGGGCAACTGGCTTTTAAGCGGCCAGGAGTGCCAGCCGTACCTGGTTTGTGGCACGCCTGAAGTCCTGGGCCAGGTCATCCGCGTTGAACTTGAAGTACCTCCAGCCCGCCGAGTTAAAGGCTTCGTCCCGCCGATTGTCCCTGGACTGCTGTTCCCGCGTCAGGTGGTGGCCGCCGTCGTACTGAATGGCGATACGCTCCCGCCGGTATCCCATGTCAGCGGCGGGGGAGTAGGCATCATCGGGAACGATCTTTACTTGCAGTTCAGGTTCCGGAAGACCGGCCTCAGTAAGCGCAAGGCGCAGGAAAGTTTCAGGGGCAGAGTCAGCCCCGGCGCGCAGCAACAGCATTGCCTCGCGGGCTTTGACGATCCCTTTCATCTTCGGGTGCCGAATCAGCATGCAGCGCAACTGCTCCGGGGTGTTCCAGGGCTCCGTTCGTTCTTCCAAGCCGTATCGTGGTTGTCGCACCAATTGGTCGCCGACAGCCACCAACTCCTGCAGAGGCAACGAAGCGGCAAGATCCAGCCACGTCCGTGCGGGGGTGGATATGCGGATGCCATTCAAAACGGTGATTTCGTCGTCGAAGGCTAAGACGGTATGCCCGACAACACCTGCCCGCCGCACTTGGGGCAGTACTTTTGGCTTACTGAGGTGCAGACTTCTGGAGCCCTGCAGCCAGCTCGGAAGCCATAATCCCCACAACGCTGCTGCCGTTATGTGTGAGATCCATGCCCCCGGAGTTGCGGCCGAAAGCGCGCGGGCCAGCCCGGCAAGTTCGAATTGCCATCCTGCGGGCATATAGAGCAGGCGGCCGGCGGATGCCAGGTCAGACGAGCGTAGCCGAGCCGTGCTCAGGCTCGCTGCCTGTGCCTCATGGACTGTGAACGGAACCGAGGAAAGGTGGGCCGGCAAAGGCGCGGGAAGCTGCATGCGGACCATTGTTACCCGGCGGCCGGGTCGGCCGCAGAAGATATCCACAGCCCTCGTTTGCGCTATCAGTTTTGGTCCCCAATACCCCCGTATGACCGCTAAAACTGATAGGTCAACGCCGGCTTGGGGGTCAGGTGAGGCCGATGGGGTTGCCGGCGTCGTCCACGTCCATGCGCATCGCGGCCGGGGCGGGAGGCAGGCCGGGCATGGTCATCACCGCTCCGGTCAGCGCCACGATGAACCCTGCGCCGGTCTTGGGCAGCAGGTCCCGCACATGGATGGTGAAACCTTTGGGTGCGCCGAGGCGGGAGGCGTCGTCGGTGAAGGAGTACTGCGTCTTGGCCATGCATACCGGCAGCTGGGACCAGCCATTGCGTTCGATATCGGCCAGCCGCTTCAGGGCAGGCACGGAAAACTCGACGCCGTCCGCGCCGTAGATCTCTTGCGCGATGGTCCGGATCTTCTCCTCCACAGGCATGTCCAGGGGGTAGAGGTGCCGGAAAGTGTTGGGGCCCGCCACAACCTGTGCCACGAGGGCCGCGAGTTCGTCACCGCCGTCGCCCCCGCCGCCGCGCCCCCACACGTCGGCGACGGCTGCCCGGACGCCTTCGGCCGCGCACCAGGCCAGCAGCCAGTCGAGCTCCTCCTGGGAGTCGGAGGCGAACTTGTTGATGGCCACCACCGGCGTCACCCCGAATTTCTCCACGTTCCGCACGTGCCGGCGCAGGTTCTCCACTCCGGCCTCCAAGGCGGCCAGGTCCGGGGTGGTGAGCTGGCCCTTGGCCACCCCGCCCTGCATCTTCAGCGCCCGCACCGTTGCCACCACCACCACCGCTGACGGGGCCACCCCGGCGGACCGGGCCTTGATGTCCATAAACTTCTCCGCGCCGAGGTCGGCCCCAAAACCGGCCTCGGTGACAACAATGTCCGCCAACCGCCTGGCCGTCTGGGTGGCAATCAGGGAGTTGCAGCCATGGGCGATATTGGCGAACGGACCGCCGTGGACCAACGCCGGGGTGCCGGCGATGGTCTGGACCAAATTGGGTTTGATGGCCTCCTTGAGCAGCAGTGTCAGTGCCCCCTGCACACCGAGGTCGGCCACCGTGACAGGGGAGCGGTCAAAGGTGTAGCCGAACGTGATGCGGCCCAGGCGCTCGCGGAGGTCGGCCAGGTCCGTTGCCAGGCAGAAAACGGCCATGATCTCGGACGCCACCGTGATATCGAAGCCGTCCTCGCGCGGGACCCCCTGGGACGGCCCGCCGAGGCCGATCACCACCTCACGCAGAGCCCTGTCATTCATGTCCAGAACCCGTTTGAAGGTCATCCGCCGGGGGTCGATGTTCAGCTCGTTGCCCTGGAAGATGTGGTTGTCCACCAGCGCCATCAGCGCGTTGTTGGCTGAGGTGATGGCATGGAAGTCGCCGGTGAAGTGGAGATTGATCTCGTCCATCGGCAGCACCTGCGAGTACCCGCCGCCGGTGGCTCCGCCCTTCATCCCCAGGACCGGGCCCAGCGACGGCTCGCGCAGGGCGATCATCACCCTGTGCCCAGCCCGGGCAAGGGAATCGCCGAGTCCCACCGTGGTGGTGGATTTGCCTTCGCCGGCCGGTGTGGGGGACATGGCCGAGACCAGCACCACTTTCCCGTGCGGGGCCAGCGCGGCGAGGCCGGCCGGGTCGATCTTCGCCTTGTACCGCCCGTACCGCTCCAGGGCTTCCAGGTTGATCCCCGCAGCCGCGGCAATTTCGTCGATGGGCCGGATCCTGGCAGCCCTGGCTATTTCGAGATCAGTTGGAAGACGAGACATCGTTGCCCTTTCCTGCACCGGCCCGCGCCGGACACCTGCCCCTAAGCTAACAGGTGCGCCCGGGCAGGGTGGCATGTTCAGGAAGCCGGAAGGGCAGTGGCCAGGTGGGGCCGCACAAAATTGTCGACGGCGGCATGGTAGCTTTCGAGCGTGATGGCGGCAGTGCGCTGCCATCCCGAGTTCTGCGCCCGGATCGCCGCGGCCCGGCCCATGTCGTCGCGGGTCACGGGGTCGTCGTACAAAGCCTCCAAGGCATCGGCCCAGTCGGCGGCGTGGTGGCCGTCCACCAGCAGCCCGGTCCTGCCATGGAAGATGGCCCGCGACAGCCCGCCCACCCGGGTGGCCACAACAGGCGTACCGCAGGCCTGGGCCTCGAGCGCCACCAGCCCGAAGGACTCGCTGTAGGAGGGCATCACCACCACGTCCGCCGCGCGGAACCAGCCCGCAAGCTCAGGTGCCTTCACCGGCGGAAGCTGCGTGACGACGTCGTCCATTCCTGCCTCCGCCACCAGGCGCCGCAGGTTGAATTCCTTGTTGCCGCTCAGCGAGCCCAGGATGGTGAGCCGGAGGTCGATGTCAGGGCGTCGGTGCGGCTGCGCAGCAGCGCGGCTGCGTTCACCAGCACCTGGGGCCCTTTCAGCCGCTGGATCCGCCCCGCGAAAACCAGGTGGAACGTGTCCGGGCTGATGCCGCGCTTCGTCCTTGACCGGGCGCGGAAGGCCGGCGTGAAGGTGCTCAGGTCCACCCCGGGCGGGGCAATGTCGATGCGGTCGTACGAGGCCCCGTAATGCGACACCAGCTCGGCGGCCTCCGCACTCGTGTTGGCGATCAGCCGTGCGGCTCCGTCCACAATCCGGTGCTCACCCAGCTCGCGGCGGCGCGGCTCGGGCTGCTCCCCGGACTCGAGCAGGAGGTTCTTGACCTTGGCCATGGTGTGCATGGTGTGGACCAGCGGCACGCCCCACAGGCCGGACAGCTCCAGTCCCGCGATCCCCGAGACCCAGTAATGGGAGTGGATGACGTCGTAGTGCCCGTGCGGCTGCCGCTGACGGATCTGCTCGATTTCCTCCACCATGTGGTGCAGCAGGCCGGGAAGCTCTTCTTTCGGGATCTTCGTGGGCGGACCGGCCAGGACATTGTGGACGCACACGCCGGGGTCCGGGTGCTCCACCGCAGGTTGGCCGGCGTACGTGGAACGCGTGAAGATCTCCACTTCCACGCCGGCTTCGGCCAGCGCGGAGGCCAGCTCACGGATGTAGACGTTCATGCCCCCGGCGTCGCCGGAACCGGGCTGTTCCATGGGGGAGGTGTGGAGGGACAGTAATGCCACCCTGCGGACAGGCGCCACGGGACCTCCTTCCGGCCGCCGGCGCGGATCAACGCGCCGGGT harbors:
- the treZ gene encoding malto-oligosyltrehalose trehalohydrolase, with product MTLVNSGPGRFDVWAPEAQSVILQANGRQYPMLKKETAPGHEGWWTAPDAPGEGEVDYGYLLDGDGHPLPDPRSRRLPAGVHELSRTFDPAAYTWQDAGWRGKDLQGSVIYELHVGTFTPEGTLDAAAGKLGYLVDLGIDFVELLPVNGFNGTHNWGYDGVQWYAVHEGYGGPEAYQRFVDAAHAAGLGVIQDVVYNHLGPSGNYLPKFGQYLKQGDANTWGDSVNLDGPGSDVVREYILDNLALWLRDYHVDGLRLDAVHALRDERAVHILEDFGALGDSISAETGLPKTLIAESDLNNPRLIYPRDANGYGLDGQWSDDFHHAVHVNVSGETTGYYSDFESLAVLAKVLKDGFLHDGSYSSFRGRHHGRPINAALVHPAALVVCNQNHDQIGNRATGDRLSQSLSYGQLAVAAVLTLTSPFTPMLFMGEEFAASTPWQFFTSHPEPELGKATAEGRIKEFERMGWDPAVVPDPQDPETFRRSKLNWDEASGGDNARLLELYRSLTALRRKHSELASLGFGETDVTFDDDAGWLRFRRGSVEVLLNFSDAKLRLDDVSGTVLLATDEGTGLDGEALALAPWSAAVLKS
- the mgrA gene encoding L-glyceraldehyde 3-phosphate reductase, whose translation is MTYSAAENRYESMPYRRVGRSGLKLPAISLGLWHNFGDDKRFDEQRAILRRAFDLGVNHFDLANNYGPPDGSAETNFGRHLKDDFKPYRDELVISTKAGYYMWPGPYGEWGSRKYLISSLDQSLQRMGLDYVDIFYSHRPDPETPLEETMGALDYAVRSGKALYAGISSYTPEQTLEAARILKELGTPLLIHQPSYSMLNRWTENGSPNLYEALDQVGAGSIAFSPLAQGMLTNRYLNGIPADSRAAKARFLSEDAITDEKLERIRGLHTIAEGRGQTLAQLAIAWILRDQPKGSPVTSALVGASSVAQLEDTLSAINNLEFTADEFTAIDEFAVESDINLWKQPV
- a CDS encoding inositol-3-phosphate synthase, with the protein product MSSHPIRVAIVGVGNCAASLVQGVHYYKDADPKATIPGLMHVEFGQYHVGDVEFVAAFDVDGKKVGVDLADAILASENNTIKIADVPPTGVTVQRGHTLDGLGKYYLETIEQSTEEPVDVVQALKDAAVDVMVCYLPVGSQQAAEFYAQAAIDAGVAFVNALPVFIAGTKEWADKFTAAGVPIVGDDIKSQIGATITHRVMAKLFEDRGVTLDRTYQLNVGGNMDFKNMLERDRLESKKISKTQAVTSNVEAELAAKDVHIGPSDYVQWLDDRKWAFVRLEGRNFGDAPVSLEYKLEVWDSPNSAGVIIDAIRAAKIGLDRGIGGPLLSASSYFMKSPPEQFNDDLAREKVEAFIRGDLDR
- a CDS encoding endonuclease domain-containing protein yields the protein MKGIVKAREAMLLLRAGADSAPETFLRLALTEAGLPEPELQVKIVPDDAYSPAADMGYRRERIAIQYDGGHHLTREQQSRDNRRDEAFNSAGWRYFKFNADDLAQDFRRATNQVRLALLAA
- a CDS encoding formate--tetrahydrofolate ligase, producing MSRLPTDLEIARAARIRPIDEIAAAAGINLEALERYGRYKAKIDPAGLAALAPHGKVVLVSAMSPTPAGEGKSTTTVGLGDSLARAGHRVMIALREPSLGPVLGMKGGATGGGYSQVLPMDEINLHFTGDFHAITSANNALMALVDNHIFQGNELNIDPRRMTFKRVLDMNDRALREVVIGLGGPSQGVPREDGFDITVASEIMAVFCLATDLADLRERLGRITFGYTFDRSPVTVADLGVQGALTLLLKEAIKPNLVQTIAGTPALVHGGPFANIAHGCNSLIATQTARRLADIVVTEAGFGADLGAEKFMDIKARSAGVAPSAVVVVATVRALKMQGGVAKGQLTTPDLAALEAGVENLRRHVRNVEKFGVTPVVAINKFASDSQEELDWLLAWCAAEGVRAAVADVWGRGGGGDGGDELAALVAQVVAGPNTFRHLYPLDMPVEEKIRTIAQEIYGADGVEFSVPALKRLADIERNGWSQLPVCMAKTQYSFTDDASRLGAPKGFTIHVRDLLPKTGAGFIVALTGAVMTMPGLPPAPAAMRMDVDDAGNPIGLT